One region of Natronorubrum aibiense genomic DNA includes:
- a CDS encoding IclR family transcriptional regulator, with the protein MDEDPAVPINSVKRSYAIVDELRERGRAGATELADALTLPKSTVHNHLRTLATLGYLVEEEGSYRLGTQYLHVGQESRNTRTVFQHGRDTVESLAEQSGRYCQLVIEENGDAAVIQSTKWAPNEGTRTTQQAYPIRARLHTNAPGKAILAYLPSERITEIVDQQGLTARTEQTITDTDNLQSEMATIRDRGYAIDRGELINGMVGIAAPIVTEQTVYGAVAAYGAGNEMREALDEGLPGLVTESADDIRADIVFAGPE; encoded by the coding sequence ATGGACGAGGACCCAGCAGTTCCGATCAACTCAGTCAAACGGTCGTACGCTATCGTCGACGAGTTACGCGAGCGTGGTCGAGCAGGAGCGACTGAACTCGCAGACGCATTGACGCTCCCGAAAAGCACCGTTCATAACCATCTCCGGACGCTCGCGACGCTGGGCTACCTCGTCGAAGAAGAAGGATCCTATCGGCTCGGGACTCAATACCTCCACGTCGGGCAGGAATCACGGAACACGCGAACTGTGTTCCAGCACGGCCGCGACACCGTTGAATCGCTTGCAGAACAGTCAGGCCGGTACTGCCAACTCGTCATTGAGGAGAATGGAGATGCAGCAGTAATTCAGTCCACGAAGTGGGCTCCCAACGAGGGCACACGTACTACTCAGCAAGCGTATCCAATACGTGCACGGCTTCACACTAACGCGCCAGGGAAGGCGATACTCGCATACCTGCCGTCCGAACGGATCACAGAGATCGTCGATCAACAGGGCCTGACAGCCCGGACGGAACAGACCATAACTGACACGGATAACCTCCAATCAGAGATGGCGACGATACGAGACCGGGGATACGCCATCGATCGGGGAGAACTCATCAATGGGATGGTTGGTATTGCCGCTCCCATCGTGACCGAACAGACCGTTTACGGCGCAGTAGCTGCATACGGCGCCGGCAACGAGATGCGGGAGGCACTTGACGAAGGACTTCCCGGCCTTGTCACAGAAAGTGCGGACGATATCAGAGCAGATATCGTCTTTGCCGGCCCCGAGTAG
- a CDS encoding GMC family oxidoreductase N-terminal domain-containing protein, whose product MNDPDVVVIGAGADGPAAASRLAREHGLDVLILEGGPWHGNEQWPEPHADAGGTVSTDPDDLDGKLLDDQFTHREADANDPTHGYLRVGPADHSRAPWFRNLHQNAFIWQVGAVGGTSLHYFANHPRAYPYAIDEQEHWPISYEDLVPYYQLNEEVTSTQQAPMTAKEEVFIEGATNAGYPLIDTKNVTETGWRPQANAVAVPGEETATDQPLDSNYEGSFSYDDGFRGDTLVGDHFQGSSTPIDAPVREKARKSANVSWVPRALDTNDDPEAGNVAIRPNAFVTNIETEEGLGTMEATGVTFRDSWSGSSQTVSADVVVLAAGCIESPRLWLNSGLPDDGWVGKGLTTHWFDWVVGVYDDDTVAEINPENEHMDPYVGQNSAVRFDKPGIGGLEDIGMSPGLVSYADYLFTEAGYSFDTPVDPDEPWDTRGYVVGKELKRRMSDYRQTKALLILTDDLPHQDNGVSLDNTFSDEHGPVPKVKYEPHPDDDAKRDELSRIAANIHREAGADHVHRCEWPPLLLHMQSTMRMGKVLDENAEAKNVSRLFVADHSALANGLGGPNPTNTGQALALRTADRIGDLYF is encoded by the coding sequence ATGAACGACCCTGACGTCGTCGTCATCGGTGCCGGTGCGGACGGTCCGGCCGCTGCGTCACGACTCGCTCGCGAGCACGGCCTCGACGTCCTCATCCTCGAGGGTGGTCCGTGGCACGGCAACGAACAGTGGCCCGAGCCACACGCCGACGCCGGCGGGACGGTGAGTACGGATCCCGACGATCTCGATGGAAAGTTACTGGACGATCAGTTCACCCATCGAGAAGCCGACGCGAACGACCCCACTCACGGCTACCTCCGCGTGGGTCCGGCCGATCACTCGCGAGCGCCGTGGTTCCGGAATCTCCATCAGAACGCGTTCATCTGGCAGGTCGGCGCGGTCGGTGGCACTTCGCTCCACTACTTCGCGAACCATCCCCGGGCGTATCCCTACGCCATCGACGAGCAAGAGCACTGGCCGATCTCGTACGAAGACCTCGTTCCGTACTATCAACTCAACGAGGAAGTGACGAGTACCCAGCAAGCGCCGATGACGGCCAAGGAGGAGGTATTCATCGAAGGAGCGACGAACGCCGGCTACCCGCTCATCGATACAAAGAACGTCACGGAGACGGGGTGGAGACCACAAGCCAACGCCGTCGCAGTTCCTGGAGAGGAAACAGCGACCGACCAGCCACTCGATTCCAACTACGAGGGATCGTTCAGTTATGATGACGGGTTCCGCGGTGACACGCTCGTCGGCGACCACTTCCAAGGCTCATCGACTCCCATCGACGCACCAGTTCGCGAGAAGGCCCGCAAATCCGCGAACGTGAGCTGGGTGCCGCGAGCGCTCGATACGAACGACGACCCCGAAGCGGGGAACGTCGCGATTCGCCCGAACGCCTTCGTCACGAACATTGAAACCGAAGAAGGGCTCGGGACGATGGAGGCGACGGGCGTCACGTTCCGCGACTCTTGGTCCGGTAGCTCACAGACGGTCTCGGCCGACGTCGTCGTCCTTGCTGCTGGCTGCATCGAATCACCGCGACTCTGGCTCAATTCGGGCCTGCCGGACGATGGCTGGGTCGGCAAGGGACTCACGACCCACTGGTTCGACTGGGTCGTCGGCGTCTACGATGACGATACCGTCGCTGAGATCAACCCCGAGAATGAGCACATGGACCCCTACGTGGGTCAGAACTCCGCAGTTCGGTTCGACAAACCCGGGATCGGCGGACTCGAAGACATCGGCATGTCTCCGGGGCTCGTCTCCTACGCCGACTACCTCTTTACCGAGGCGGGGTACAGCTTCGACACGCCGGTCGACCCCGACGAACCGTGGGACACCCGTGGCTACGTCGTCGGCAAGGAACTCAAGCGCCGGATGTCGGATTACCGCCAGACAAAGGCACTCCTGATCCTCACCGATGACCTCCCGCATCAGGACAACGGCGTCTCGTTGGACAATACGTTCAGCGACGAACACGGTCCGGTTCCGAAGGTCAAGTACGAACCCCATCCCGACGACGATGCAAAGCGGGACGAACTCTCACGCATCGCCGCGAACATCCATCGTGAGGCCGGTGCCGATCACGTCCACCGCTGTGAGTGGCCACCGTTGTTGCTTCATATGCAATCGACGATGCGAATGGGGAAGGTGCTTGACGAGAACGCCGAGGCGAAGAACGTCTCGAGGCTCTTCGTCGCCGATCACTCCGCGTTGGCGAACGGACTGGGTGGTCCGAACCCGACCAATACCGGGCAAGCGCTCGCACTGCGGACCGCCGATCGAATCGGCGACCTCTACTTCTAG